The following are from one region of the Stanieria sp. NIES-3757 genome:
- a CDS encoding tRNA (guanine-N1)-methyltransferase has protein sequence MRFDIITLFPDFFVSPLNSGLIGKALAKEIATINLINPRNFTTDKHHKVDDEPYGGGVGMLLKPEPIFAAVESLEMLPRKEIIFMSPQGETLNQNLLQKLANNYDQLVLICGHYEGVDERVCQHLVTREISLGDFVLTCGEIPALTIINGVIRLLPGTVAKEASLKAESFETDLLDYPQYTRPAVFRGWEVPDVLRSGNHQAIAQWRKEQQIQRTRDRRPDLWTKWQQQQD, from the coding sequence GTGCGGTTTGATATTATCACTTTATTCCCCGATTTTTTTGTTTCTCCGCTTAATTCTGGTTTAATTGGCAAAGCTCTAGCTAAAGAAATCGCCACAATCAATTTAATTAATCCCCGCAACTTCACTACGGATAAACATCATAAAGTTGATGATGAACCTTATGGTGGTGGGGTAGGAATGTTACTCAAACCCGAACCAATTTTTGCTGCGGTTGAATCTTTGGAGATGTTACCGAGAAAAGAAATCATTTTTATGAGTCCTCAAGGAGAAACTCTTAATCAAAACCTACTACAAAAATTGGCTAATAATTACGATCAATTAGTCTTAATTTGTGGACATTATGAAGGGGTAGATGAAAGAGTGTGTCAACATTTAGTTACTAGAGAAATATCTTTGGGTGATTTTGTGCTTACTTGTGGAGAAATTCCTGCTTTAACTATTATTAACGGCGTGATCAGATTGCTGCCAGGCACAGTAGCTAAAGAAGCCTCTCTTAAAGCCGAAAGTTTTGAAACAGATTTACTAGATTATCCCCAATATACTAGACCAGCAGTTTTTCGGGGTTGGGAAGTTCCTGACGTTTTACGTTCTGGAAATCATCAAGCAATTGCCCAATGGCGTAAAGAACAACAAATTCAAAGAACTCGCGATCGCCGTCCCGATCTCTGGACAAAGTGGCAACAACAACAAGATTAA
- a CDS encoding single-stranded nucleic acid binding R3H domain protein, whose translation MPHEKIPSHRMQITDNLDELLSIFPEPIRLKLIEHPQKDNLIEVIMDLGRLPEGRFASEASYLGQIPVTKEDLQHCIERVGIFSSDNRAGIERTLHRISAIRNRAGDIIGLTCRIGRAVFGTIIMIRELIETGQSVLLLGRPGVGKTTALREIARVLADDLNKRVVIIDTSNEIAGDGDIPHPAIGRARRMQVARPELQHQVMIEAVENHMPEVIVIDEIGTELEALAARTIAERGVQLVGTAHGNTIENLIKNPTLSDLIGGIQAVTLGDDEARRRGSQKTVLERKAPPTFVVAVEMLERQRWVVHEDVAQTVDNLLRGIEPTTQIRTVDDSGEISIIHEEPPQSNNAYLAKTVSLATPLRPSGGWRASGRMTPVSSLSSRPQKVNSDFEQMLEQSWQTQEPTSNKVRTPGPNGEDWPVYLYPYGVGRSQLEQVIDVLNLPIVLTKDLDNADVVVALRSQIKHHSKLRQIVKHRQIPIYGVKSNTIPQITRVLRQLLNFDDPNLPEATDLRLFSQAGSDDEIEALEEARLAVEQIVIPKGQPVELLPRSAKVRKMQHELVEHYRLQSDSFGEEPNRRLRIYPA comes from the coding sequence ATGCCACACGAAAAAATACCTTCTCACCGAATGCAAATTACTGATAATTTAGACGAGTTATTATCAATTTTTCCAGAGCCAATTCGTTTAAAATTAATTGAACATCCTCAAAAAGATAATTTGATCGAAGTAATAATGGACTTAGGTCGATTACCAGAGGGACGTTTTGCTTCAGAAGCCTCTTATTTAGGACAAATACCAGTAACAAAAGAAGATTTACAACACTGTATTGAACGAGTAGGTATTTTCAGCAGTGATAATCGAGCAGGAATAGAACGAACCTTACACCGTATTAGTGCGATTCGCAATCGAGCAGGAGATATTATCGGCTTGACCTGTCGAATTGGTCGGGCTGTATTTGGCACAATTATCATGATCCGGGAATTGATTGAAACTGGTCAATCAGTCCTGCTGTTAGGAAGACCAGGAGTAGGTAAAACTACTGCTTTACGAGAAATTGCTAGAGTTTTAGCCGATGACCTCAATAAAAGAGTTGTCATTATCGATACTTCCAATGAAATTGCTGGTGATGGTGATATTCCTCATCCTGCGATTGGACGCGCTCGGAGAATGCAGGTTGCTCGACCAGAATTACAGCATCAGGTCATGATTGAAGCTGTAGAAAATCATATGCCTGAAGTCATTGTCATTGATGAAATTGGTACTGAACTAGAAGCTTTAGCAGCCCGTACGATCGCCGAGCGAGGAGTACAATTAGTTGGTACGGCTCATGGTAATACCATTGAAAATTTAATCAAAAATCCGACCTTATCCGATTTAATTGGCGGTATTCAAGCCGTTACCCTAGGAGATGACGAAGCCAGACGCAGAGGTTCACAAAAAACCGTTTTAGAACGAAAAGCTCCTCCTACTTTTGTGGTTGCCGTGGAAATGTTGGAAAGACAACGATGGGTAGTTCATGAAGATGTTGCCCAAACCGTTGACAATTTACTCCGCGGGATTGAACCAACAACCCAAATTAGAACAGTTGATGATAGCGGTGAAATCAGCATTATTCATGAAGAACCGCCTCAATCTAATAACGCTTATTTAGCTAAAACAGTTTCTTTAGCAACTCCTTTACGACCTTCTGGAGGATGGCGTGCTTCAGGTAGAATGACTCCTGTTAGTTCCTTGAGCAGTAGACCGCAGAAAGTCAATTCAGACTTTGAACAAATGCTAGAGCAATCTTGGCAAACTCAAGAACCAACCAGCAACAAAGTTCGGACTCCAGGTCCTAATGGAGAAGATTGGCCTGTTTATCTCTATCCTTATGGAGTTGGTCGTTCTCAATTAGAACAGGTTATTGACGTACTCAACCTGCCGATTGTGTTGACCAAAGACCTTGATAACGCAGACGTAGTTGTCGCATTGCGATCGCAAATCAAACATCATTCTAAACTACGCCAAATTGTTAAACATCGTCAGATACCTATTTACGGAGTTAAATCTAATACCATTCCTCAAATAACTAGGGTCTTAAGACAATTGCTTAATTTTGATGACCCCAATCTTCCAGAGGCAACAGATTTACGTCTTTTTTCTCAAGCAGGAAGCGATGATGAAATTGAAGCTCTAGAAGAAGCAAGACTAGCTGTCGAACAAATTGTCATTCCCAAAGGACAACCAGTAGAATTATTACCGCGTTCTGCCAAAGTCCGCAAAATGCAACATGAATTAGTCGAACATTATCGTCTTCAATCAGATAGTTTTGGCGAAGAACCTAATCGTCGGTTGAGAATTTATCCTGCTTGA
- the guaB gene encoding IMP dehydrogenase encodes MDISIGRSKTARRAYGIDEIALVPGVRTLDPSLADTTWEIGGIKREIPIIASAMDGVVDVRMAVLLSELGSMGVLNLEGIQTRYEDPEPVLNRIASVGKDEFVGLMQELYSEPIKPELIKQRIKDIKAQGGIAAVSLTPLGASKYGEAVAEAAADLLFVQATVVSTAHLSPESVNPLDLAGFCQEMPMPVILGNCVTYDVALNLMKAGAAGVLVGIGPGAACTSRGVLGVGIPQATATADCAAARDDYYAQTGRYVPVIADGGIITGGDICKCLACGADAVMIGSPIARAAESPGSDYHWGMATPSPVLPRGTRIRVGTTGTIKEILVGPAKLDDGTHNLLGAIKTSMGTLGAKNLKEMQQVEVVIAPSLLTEGKVYQKAQQLGMGK; translated from the coding sequence GTGGATATATCAATTGGTCGCTCAAAAACGGCTCGTAGAGCCTATGGAATTGATGAAATTGCACTTGTACCGGGAGTGCGTACTTTAGACCCCAGTTTGGCAGATACAACCTGGGAAATTGGCGGAATTAAGCGAGAAATCCCTATCATTGCTAGTGCTATGGATGGCGTAGTTGATGTGCGGATGGCTGTCTTACTGTCAGAATTAGGGTCAATGGGAGTGCTGAATTTGGAAGGAATCCAAACTCGTTACGAAGACCCCGAACCAGTGCTTAACCGAATTGCCTCTGTCGGTAAAGATGAGTTTGTTGGTTTAATGCAAGAATTATATTCTGAACCAATTAAACCAGAATTAATCAAACAGAGAATTAAGGATATTAAAGCTCAAGGAGGAATTGCAGCAGTTAGTCTAACTCCTTTAGGAGCAAGTAAATATGGTGAAGCTGTAGCGGAAGCTGCTGCGGATCTCTTGTTCGTGCAAGCAACGGTAGTTTCTACTGCTCACCTTTCTCCCGAATCTGTCAATCCTTTAGATTTGGCTGGTTTTTGTCAAGAAATGCCCATGCCTGTAATTTTGGGCAACTGCGTCACCTACGATGTCGCTTTAAATTTGATGAAGGCGGGTGCTGCTGGGGTCTTAGTTGGAATTGGACCTGGTGCAGCTTGTACCTCTCGCGGTGTTTTGGGAGTTGGTATACCTCAAGCAACAGCAACTGCTGATTGTGCTGCTGCAAGAGATGATTATTATGCACAAACAGGTAGATATGTTCCAGTAATCGCGGATGGTGGCATCATTACTGGAGGAGATATTTGTAAGTGTTTGGCTTGTGGTGCTGATGCAGTGATGATAGGCTCTCCAATTGCTCGTGCTGCTGAATCTCCAGGAAGTGATTATCATTGGGGAATGGCTACTCCTAGTCCAGTATTACCTCGCGGTACTCGGATTAGAGTAGGAACAACGGGAACAATCAAAGAAATTTTGGTTGGACCAGCTAAACTTGATGATGGTACCCATAATTTATTGGGTGCAATTAAAACCAGTATGGGTACGCTCGGTGCGAAAAACCTTAAAGAAATGCAGCAAGTTGAAGTAGTTATTGCTCCTTCTTTGTTAACAGAAGGAAAAGTTTATCAAAAAGCCCAACAGTTGGGTATGGGTAAATAA
- a CDS encoding 4Fe-4S ferredoxin iron-sulfur binding domain protein, translated as MSNLYYPLHSLTEGHWFKLICGASFQHLPAIRSLALAYSLAGADCIDVAADPAVIAAAREGIEVAASLAQTNNSPGCFWRGKPWLMVSLNDGEDPHFRKAEFDSTNCPAECPRPCEIVCPAKAITFAETPTGFSGVIDRLCYGCGRCLPICPTQIISTRAYVSTPNAIADWLSEVAIDAIEIHTQVGHYDDFQRLWSAIANQISNLKVLAISCPDHPDLIDYLQALYNLISPLPCPLIWQTDGRPMSGDIGIGTTHATIKLAQKVLTANLPGFVQLAGGTNGYTVTKLRAAGLINQDNNSNLPLPKSSLIAGIAYGSYARSLLSPILEQLEIINHQNFNSDLINLKTMKLSFEELENYPKLLEQAVSIAHSLVSEIKTHVKQNDC; from the coding sequence GTGAGCAATCTATACTATCCATTACATTCTTTAACAGAAGGTCACTGGTTCAAACTAATTTGCGGAGCTAGTTTTCAACACCTTCCTGCCATCCGAAGCTTGGCTTTAGCTTACAGTCTAGCTGGTGCTGATTGTATCGATGTTGCTGCGGATCCTGCCGTAATTGCTGCTGCACGAGAAGGAATTGAAGTTGCAGCTAGTTTAGCTCAAACCAATAATTCTCCAGGCTGCTTTTGGCGAGGAAAACCTTGGTTAATGGTTAGTCTTAATGATGGAGAAGATCCTCATTTTCGGAAAGCAGAATTTGACTCAACTAATTGTCCTGCTGAATGCCCTCGTCCCTGTGAAATTGTATGTCCTGCCAAAGCAATTACTTTTGCAGAAACTCCCACAGGTTTTTCAGGAGTCATTGATCGCCTCTGTTACGGTTGTGGTCGTTGTTTACCAATCTGTCCAACGCAAATAATTTCTACTCGTGCTTATGTTTCCACACCTAATGCGATCGCGGATTGGTTATCAGAAGTAGCAATAGATGCGATTGAAATTCATACTCAAGTAGGACATTACGATGATTTCCAAAGACTGTGGAGCGCGATCGCGAATCAAATTAGTAATCTTAAAGTATTAGCAATTAGCTGTCCGGATCATCCTGATTTAATTGATTATCTTCAAGCTCTCTACAATTTAATTAGTCCTTTACCTTGTCCTTTAATTTGGCAAACTGATGGTCGTCCTATGAGTGGTGACATTGGCATTGGAACCACCCATGCAACAATCAAACTAGCCCAAAAAGTTTTAACAGCAAATTTACCGGGTTTTGTTCAACTCGCAGGCGGAACAAACGGTTACACTGTAACTAAGTTGAGGGCTGCTGGATTAATCAATCAAGATAACAATAGCAATCTTCCTCTGCCCAAGTCCTCCTTGATTGCTGGTATTGCCTATGGCAGTTATGCTCGCTCTTTACTATCGCCAATCTTAGAACAATTAGAAATAATTAACCATCAAAATTTTAATAGTGATTTAATTAACTTAAAAACAATGAAATTATCCTTTGAGGAATTAGAAAACTACCCAAAACTACTTGAGCAAGCAGTAAGTATAGCCCATTCTTTAGTTTCTGAAATCAAAACTCATGTCAAACAAAATGATTGTTAA
- a CDS encoding cyanophycinase, with the protein MLQMPTMQNRETQLQSSYTSPLTKTAILVIGGAEDKVHGREILHTFFTRSGGSEAVIGIIPSASREPTIIGDRYVQIFEEMGAKYTKVLDVRDRDQGSDPIFLDYVEECTGIFLTGGDQLRLCGLLAETPLMDRIIARAQNHEITVGGTSAGAAVMGYHMIAGGSSGESPNRSLVDMAMGLGIIPEILVDQHFHNRNRLARLLSAIAAHSEFLGIGIDEDTCAMFESDRTIQVLGKGTVTIIDARSMSYTNQLQVKGGEPLSIHNLKLHVLCHGERYDLNNHQALPQK; encoded by the coding sequence ATGCTTCAAATGCCAACCATGCAGAATCGAGAAACCCAACTCCAATCTAGTTATACTTCTCCTTTAACAAAAACCGCTATCTTGGTCATTGGCGGTGCTGAAGACAAAGTACATGGTAGAGAAATTTTACATACATTTTTTACTCGTTCAGGAGGCTCGGAAGCGGTTATTGGCATTATCCCTTCAGCTTCTCGCGAACCCACCATTATTGGCGATCGCTATGTTCAGATCTTTGAAGAAATGGGTGCAAAATACACCAAAGTTTTAGATGTACGCGATCGCGATCAAGGTAGCGATCCTATTTTTCTCGACTATGTGGAAGAATGTACGGGAATTTTCTTGACAGGAGGAGATCAGTTACGTCTGTGTGGGCTTTTGGCAGAAACTCCGTTAATGGATCGCATTATTGCTAGGGCGCAAAATCATGAAATTACGGTTGGCGGAACTAGTGCAGGGGCTGCGGTAATGGGTTACCACATGATTGCTGGCGGAAGTAGTGGAGAATCTCCTAATCGCTCTTTAGTTGATATGGCAATGGGATTGGGTATTATTCCAGAAATTTTAGTCGATCAACATTTTCATAATCGTAATCGTTTAGCTCGTCTGCTGAGTGCCATTGCTGCTCACTCCGAATTTCTGGGGATAGGAATTGATGAAGACACCTGTGCAATGTTTGAGTCGGATCGAACTATTCAAGTTTTAGGGAAAGGAACAGTGACGATCATTGATGCGCGATCGATGTCTTATACTAATCAATTACAGGTCAAAGGTGGTGAACCTCTCAGTATTCACAATCTTAAATTACACGTCCTTTGCCACGGAGAACGCTACGATCTTAATAATCATCAAGCACTACCTCAGAAATAA
- a CDS encoding cytochrome c assembly protein — MDLVRFQNLLDNASFGILFVTMLIYWGGAAFPELPYLSTLGTTGMAIANLMMAALLGSRWLEAGYFPLSNLYESLFFLAWGVTAIHLIAENMSKSRLVGVATSPVAMGITAFAALSLPPEMQASAPLVPALKSNWLMMHVSVMMLSYATLMVGAVIAIAFLIVTRGQNVELKGSSVGTGGYRDRIKQLSLAKTQSNDDSSSVAANHGNVAVLNLPKTNTQPPLSPERLNLADTLDNISYRIIGLGFPLLTIGIIAGAVWANEAWGSYWSWDPKETWAFITWLVFAAYLHARITRGWQGKKPAILAATGFVVVWICYLGVNLLGKGLHSYGWFF, encoded by the coding sequence ATGGATTTAGTTAGATTCCAAAATTTACTGGATAATGCTTCGTTCGGCATTTTATTTGTAACCATGTTGATTTATTGGGGAGGTGCTGCTTTTCCTGAACTGCCCTACTTATCAACTTTGGGAACTACAGGTATGGCGATCGCGAATTTGATGATGGCTGCTTTATTAGGTTCTCGTTGGTTGGAGGCTGGTTATTTTCCTCTGAGTAATCTCTATGAATCTCTTTTTTTCTTAGCCTGGGGTGTGACGGCGATTCATTTGATTGCTGAAAATATGAGTAAGTCCAGGTTAGTTGGAGTAGCGACTAGCCCTGTAGCAATGGGTATTACTGCTTTTGCAGCCTTATCCTTACCACCCGAAATGCAAGCCTCTGCGCCTTTAGTACCTGCCTTAAAATCTAATTGGTTGATGATGCACGTCAGCGTGATGATGCTCAGTTACGCTACTTTAATGGTAGGTGCGGTAATTGCGATCGCATTTTTAATTGTGACTCGCGGTCAAAATGTTGAATTAAAAGGTAGTTCGGTTGGAACTGGTGGTTATCGCGACAGAATTAAACAGTTATCTTTAGCTAAAACTCAAAGCAACGATGATTCTAGTTCCGTAGCAGCTAATCATGGCAATGTTGCAGTTTTGAATTTACCCAAAACAAACACTCAACCTCCTTTATCTCCTGAACGCCTCAACCTTGCCGATACTCTAGACAATATTAGTTATCGGATTATTGGGTTAGGATTTCCTTTACTAACGATTGGCATTATTGCTGGTGCAGTGTGGGCAAATGAAGCTTGGGGTTCTTATTGGAGTTGGGATCCGAAAGAAACTTGGGCATTTATTACTTGGTTGGTATTTGCTGCCTATCTTCACGCTAGAATTACTCGCGGTTGGCAAGGAAAAAAACCTGCAATTTTGGCTGCGACAGGTTTTGTAGTGGTTTGGATTTGTTATTTAGGAGTCAATTTGTTAGGAAAAGGATTGCATTCCTATGGTTGGTTTTTCTAG
- a CDS encoding ABC transporter related, which translates to MAVSSPPLVKTRENDWRLFLKLIPYTRNNRGILLISMILLVPLAIAGAVQPLIIGQAISLLREEKTWSFLNNVPLDQGINILAGLLLLTVIVRLIFSSIQGYLVQKIGQEITAAVREDLFTHVTALAASFFDRTPVGKLVTRIASDVEALGDVFASGAIGVISDFISIIAIVVTVYVVDWRLATMLVLMLLPVTALIIYFQRQYRKANYSAREELSQLNSMLQENIVGINIVQLFRRERYNAEMFRAVNDRYRKEVDRTIFHDSAISSTLEWISLVAIAGVLWLGGIFVLRENITFGTLSAFILYAQRLFNPIRQFADKFTMFQAGFTAIERISELMNEPIAIKDSKTALSINNQLDVKGIDKENNRGEIRFENVWFGYKPDEYVLKNLDFTIKPGEKVALVGPTGAGKSSIIRLLCRLYEPSQGRILVDGIDIKDITQEELRRYIGVILQESFLFAGDIKRNITLGENYSLAEVQQAAKLTNIDSFIEQLPQGYNTQLRERGTNLSGGQKQLLAFARVAIRNPHVLVLDEATASLDVKTEALIQEALEELLKDRTAIIIAHRISTIRNVDKILVLKRGELVESGNHEELLAQEGLYASLYKLQMLGN; encoded by the coding sequence ATGGCTGTTTCTTCTCCTCCTTTAGTCAAAACTCGCGAAAACGACTGGCGACTATTCCTCAAACTCATTCCTTACACCCGTAATAATCGGGGTATTTTATTAATTTCAATGATTTTGCTCGTTCCTTTAGCGATCGCAGGAGCAGTTCAACCTCTGATTATTGGACAAGCAATTTCTTTACTAAGAGAGGAAAAAACTTGGTCTTTTTTGAATAATGTACCTCTAGACCAAGGAATTAATATTTTAGCTGGCTTATTATTATTAACTGTCATTGTCCGTCTGATTTTCTCTTCAATTCAAGGTTATTTAGTCCAAAAAATCGGACAAGAAATCACCGCAGCAGTAAGGGAAGACTTATTTACTCATGTTACCGCTCTGGCTGCTAGTTTTTTTGACCGTACTCCCGTCGGGAAACTAGTGACTCGGATCGCTAGTGATGTAGAAGCTTTAGGAGATGTCTTTGCTAGTGGTGCGATCGGTGTAATTAGTGATTTTATCTCAATTATTGCCATTGTCGTGACTGTTTATGTAGTCGACTGGCGATTAGCAACCATGTTGGTATTAATGTTACTTCCAGTGACTGCCTTGATTATTTATTTTCAAAGACAGTATCGCAAAGCGAATTATAGTGCTAGAGAAGAATTATCCCAACTCAATTCGATGTTACAAGAAAACATTGTCGGGATTAACATCGTGCAATTGTTTAGAAGAGAAAGATACAATGCAGAGATGTTTAGAGCAGTTAACGATCGCTATCGTAAAGAAGTAGATCGAACCATCTTCCATGATTCTGCTATCTCTTCAACTCTAGAATGGATTTCCTTAGTCGCGATCGCTGGTGTGCTTTGGTTAGGTGGTATTTTTGTGCTTAGAGAAAATATTACCTTTGGGACTTTATCTGCATTTATTCTTTATGCTCAAAGATTATTTAATCCGATTCGTCAATTTGCTGATAAATTTACCATGTTTCAAGCCGGTTTTACGGCAATTGAACGGATTAGCGAGTTAATGAATGAACCTATTGCGATCAAAGATTCTAAAACAGCTTTATCAATTAATAATCAATTAGATGTTAAAGGAATAGATAAGGAAAATAATCGAGGCGAAATTCGATTTGAAAATGTTTGGTTTGGTTATAAACCTGATGAATATGTCCTCAAAAATTTAGACTTCACCATCAAACCAGGAGAAAAAGTTGCTTTAGTCGGCCCAACAGGAGCGGGTAAAAGTTCTATTATTAGATTATTATGTCGTCTTTATGAACCCAGTCAAGGCAGAATTTTAGTAGACGGAATTGATATTAAAGATATTACTCAAGAAGAATTACGTCGTTATATAGGAGTAATTTTACAAGAAAGTTTTCTTTTTGCAGGAGATATCAAACGCAATATTACTTTAGGTGAAAATTATTCTTTAGCAGAGGTACAACAGGCAGCTAAACTAACTAATATTGATAGCTTTATCGAACAATTACCTCAAGGTTACAATACCCAATTAAGAGAAAGAGGCACAAATCTTTCTGGAGGACAAAAACAATTATTAGCTTTTGCTCGTGTTGCTATTCGCAATCCCCACGTTTTAGTATTAGATGAAGCTACTGCTAGTTTAGATGTTAAAACTGAAGCTTTAATTCAAGAAGCGTTAGAAGAACTACTCAAAGATAGAACAGCAATTATTATTGCTCACCGAATTTCTACTATTCGTAATGTTGATAAAATTTTAGTTCTTAAACGAGGGGAATTGGTAGAATCTGGTAATCATGAAGAACTATTGGCACAAGAAGGTTTATATGCCAGTTTATACAAACTACAAATGTTAGGAAATTGA
- a CDS encoding Glu/Leu/Phe/Val dehydrogenase has product MAKIIVSDQDLAYPLPSQIKQVTIPQTNPSLFADASQRLEKALKHVSISEDAIQRLRYPKTSLSVSIPLRMDDGSLRIFSGYRVRYDDTRGPGKGGVRYHPNVTLDEVQSLAFWMTFKCALLDLPFGGAKGGITVNPKELSKAELERLSRGYIDAIADFIGPDVDILAPDVYTNATIMGWMMDQYGIIKRQLSRGVVTGKPLTLGGSQGRDAATATGAYYVIQAVLPKFKKIPQETTVAVQGFGNAGSILAELLAQAGYRVVAVSDSQGGIYAPQGLDIPSVREYKTSRRGIKAVYCQDSVCSIVEHKIITNQELLALDVDVLIPAALENQITIDNAADVKAKFIFEVANGPISSAADSILAQKGIYVFPDILVNAGGVTVSYFEWVQNRNGWYWTLEEVNQRLQTKMEAETEKTWSLAEELKLDLRTAAYVHGLNRLGEALDAKGTRDYYSNHS; this is encoded by the coding sequence ATGGCTAAAATTATTGTTTCCGATCAAGATCTTGCCTATCCTCTGCCCAGTCAAATAAAACAAGTTACTATTCCTCAAACTAATCCATCTTTGTTTGCTGATGCCAGTCAAAGATTAGAAAAGGCTTTAAAGCATGTATCTATTTCTGAAGATGCAATTCAGCGCTTGAGATATCCTAAAACAAGTTTGAGTGTTTCAATTCCACTTCGGATGGATGATGGTTCACTGCGGATTTTTTCAGGTTATCGTGTTCGTTACGATGATACTAGAGGGCCCGGAAAAGGAGGAGTACGTTATCATCCCAATGTTACTTTAGATGAAGTGCAATCTCTGGCTTTTTGGATGACTTTTAAATGCGCTTTACTAGATTTACCTTTTGGGGGTGCGAAGGGAGGAATTACAGTTAATCCCAAAGAATTATCCAAAGCAGAATTAGAAAGATTGAGTAGGGGTTATATTGATGCGATCGCAGATTTTATCGGACCTGATGTAGATATTCTCGCACCTGATGTCTATACTAATGCCACTATTATGGGGTGGATGATGGATCAATACGGCATCATCAAACGTCAACTTAGTCGGGGAGTAGTCACGGGTAAACCTTTAACCTTGGGTGGTAGTCAAGGCAGAGATGCAGCAACCGCAACGGGTGCTTATTATGTGATTCAAGCAGTTTTACCCAAATTTAAGAAAATTCCCCAAGAAACTACTGTAGCAGTTCAAGGTTTTGGCAATGCAGGCTCGATTTTAGCCGAATTACTCGCTCAAGCAGGTTATCGAGTGGTAGCAGTCAGTGATTCTCAAGGGGGAATTTATGCACCCCAAGGATTAGATATTCCTAGTGTTCGTGAGTATAAAACCAGCCGTCGCGGGATTAAAGCAGTTTATTGTCAAGATAGTGTTTGTAGTATTGTCGAACATAAAATAATTACCAATCAAGAGTTACTGGCTTTAGATGTTGATGTATTGATTCCCGCAGCTTTAGAAAATCAAATTACGATTGATAATGCAGCAGATGTAAAAGCTAAATTTATCTTTGAAGTAGCTAATGGACCCATTTCGTCGGCAGCAGACTCAATTTTGGCTCAAAAAGGGATTTATGTCTTTCCTGATATTTTGGTTAATGCAGGTGGTGTAACCGTTAGCTATTTTGAATGGGTACAAAATCGTAATGGCTGGTATTGGACGTTAGAAGAAGTTAACCAACGATTACAAACAAAAATGGAAGCAGAAACTGAAAAAACTTGGTCTCTTGCTGAAGAATTAAAGTTGGATTTGCGTACGGCTGCTTACGTTCATGGTTTAAATCGTCTGGGAGAAGCTTTGGATGCCAAAGGAACAAGGGATTACTATAGCAACCACAGTTAA
- a CDS encoding tRNA(Ile)-lysidine synthetase, producing MDYHSSWTLVHARLHQTLRKRQLLPKQAKILIALSGGQDSLCLSKLLLDLQSKWQWQIAIAHCDHRWSSDTGITEHVQQIVQTWNVPFYLQVAESLSETEAAARVWRYQALTEIAEAQGLQYVVTGHTKSDRAETLLYNLVRGAGADGLSALTWQRPLTSAITLVRPILNFTRRETFDFCQQFQLPIWFDVANHNLKYARNRIRADLIPYLQTNFNFRVENSLAQTAELLRADVEYLEETARQCFNQAISPTGNQLNRIILKNLPLALQRRVIRQYLTLLIGKAANFEQIEAVRDLISAPNRTRTSTLSGNVVVEVIEDWLVLQKINQN from the coding sequence ATGGACTATCATTCTAGTTGGACTTTAGTTCACGCTAGGCTGCATCAAACTTTACGAAAACGCCAATTATTACCAAAACAAGCCAAAATTTTGATTGCTTTATCTGGTGGACAGGATTCTCTTTGTTTAAGCAAACTTTTACTCGATTTACAATCAAAATGGCAATGGCAAATTGCGATCGCTCATTGCGATCATCGTTGGTCATCGGATACTGGTATAACCGAACACGTTCAACAAATAGTTCAAACTTGGAATGTTCCTTTTTATCTTCAAGTTGCCGAATCTCTATCAGAAACAGAAGCAGCAGCTAGGGTTTGGCGTTATCAAGCCTTGACAGAAATTGCTGAAGCTCAAGGATTACAATATGTAGTCACAGGTCATACCAAAAGCGATCGCGCTGAGACTTTACTTTACAATCTGGTTAGAGGTGCGGGTGCAGATGGTTTAAGTGCTTTGACTTGGCAACGTCCGTTAACTTCGGCAATTACTTTAGTACGTCCGATCTTAAATTTTACTCGTCGCGAAACTTTTGATTTTTGCCAACAATTTCAGTTACCAATTTGGTTTGATGTAGCGAATCACAACTTAAAATATGCTCGTAATCGTATTCGTGCCGATTTAATTCCTTACTTACAAACAAATTTTAATTTTCGAGTAGAAAACTCCCTGGCACAAACAGCAGAATTATTACGTGCCGATGTAGAGTATTTGGAAGAGACAGCAAGACAGTGTTTTAATCAAGCAATTTCCCCCACAGGTAACCAACTTAATCGCATTATTCTTAAAAATCTACCTCTAGCTTTACAACGTCGAGTTATTCGGCAGTATTTGACTTTATTAATTGGTAAAGCTGCTAATTTTGAACAAATTGAAGCTGTTCGCGATTTAATTTCTGCACCTAATCGCACTCGAACTTCTACTTTATCAGGAAATGTAGTTGTAGAAGTCATAGAAGATTGGCTTGTCTTACAAAAAATTAATCAGAATTGA